A segment of the Panacibacter ginsenosidivorans genome:
CCTGTACCGGGGCCTGTTGTAAAGGTTGGCACACCTGTTCTGCGCCATGCATAATATGATTCCAAACCTGAGTGGCGAAACAATGCCAGGTATCGTTGCTGCAGAATCTGTTTCAAACCTGTTTCTCCTGAAGCATATTTAATTAAAGGCTGCGCATAATAATTATCAAAATTTACGCTGACAGTATAAGTGCTGTATTTAACATCTGCACCACCCGGGCTGCCTGATTCATAAACATGTGTTGTCATATCGCCGTTTTCAGGAATATCATAAAAAGCCATAGAAGCTTTGATACCAGCTTTATAATAATCTTCTGCACCGCCTAATTTCCCCGAACTGATCCAGCCGCGGTTAATTGCTTCTGCTATATTGAAACACATTTCAGCGTAACCAATTTGCACAGATGGTTCTGCAGTATAGGTTTGATAATAACGCCAGCGATTTAACTGGGAATATTGCCCATTGCCTGCTTTATTAAACATGATACCCAGATCCTCACCAGGATTAGCACCAACAAATGCATCGAAGCTTGTTGGGCTGGTACCCGCATCTACCAATGCTGTAGCGGGTTCTGAAACAATAAATACCCTGGGGTCTTTAAATGCAGTCAGCAAGCCAAGATAGGTTGAAGACATATTATATCGCAACCCATCAAAACCATAGCTATCGGGACTGTTGGGATAGTCATTCGTAGGATGTGTATAAATAAACTGCAGGTTATCTTCTGCACTTTCCATTACAGGATACTTAACAGGATCGCCTGTGATAGCTGCAAATTGAGATTTTATATTAAGATCTGCGTCATCTGCTTTTTTGCTTAATTCGATCAATAAACGCAACCGAAAGGTATTTACTGTTTTTTGCCATTTGGAAAGATCATTACCAAAATAAATATCACCCGATATAGATTCGCCTGCTTCAATTAAAGAGGCCAATTCTGTATTGGCGCTATCAAGCCATGCAAATGATTGCTTAAAAACATCTTTCTGCGCATCGTAAGAAGGAGTTAAATTGTCAAGGCCCTGCAATGCCTGTGTCATAGGTATATCACCCATTTCAAGACTCATCTTTGTAAAGAAGTAAGCTTTGAAAAATTTTGCCATTGCACTATATGGATTGACAGTTGCAAGACCTGCATTCTGCGCTTCCTGTTCCATTTTGATCACATTCTTTAAAGTGGCATAATAATCTGCACCAGATTCAAAATCGTAGCGGTTATTTCCATAATAATCATAGTTGATGCAATAATATTGGCTCCAGCGTTCATACATGCCGGCAGGCCCATCATAAAGGTCATTTAATATGCCATTCATTAATAAAGAAGAGGGCACCGAAGTTGGTTTATTGGGGTTTTGATATAACTCATCAAAACTTTTTTTACAACTGGTCATTAACGTTGCTGCCATTACAGCTAC
Coding sequences within it:
- a CDS encoding SusD/RagB family nutrient-binding outer membrane lipoprotein; protein product: MKKYSGILVVAVMAATLMTSCKKSFDELYQNPNKPTSVPSSLLMNGILNDLYDGPAGMYERWSQYYCINYDYYGNNRYDFESGADYYATLKNVIKMEQEAQNAGLATVNPYSAMAKFFKAYFFTKMSLEMGDIPMTQALQGLDNLTPSYDAQKDVFKQSFAWLDSANTELASLIEAGESISGDIYFGNDLSKWQKTVNTFRLRLLIELSKKADDADLNIKSQFAAITGDPVKYPVMESAEDNLQFIYTHPTNDYPNSPDSYGFDGLRYNMSSTYLGLLTAFKDPRVFIVSEPATALVDAGTSPTSFDAFVGANPGEDLGIMFNKAGNGQYSQLNRWRYYQTYTAEPSVQIGYAEMCFNIAEAINRGWISSGKLGGAEDYYKAGIKASMAFYDIPENGDMTTHVYESGSPGGADVKYSTYTVSVNFDNYYAQPLIKYASGETGLKQILQQRYLALFRHSGLESYYAWRRTGVPTFTTGPGTGNSSRIALRFQYPYDERTSNATNYESALQNQYGGNDDINAQMWLIK